In Cicer arietinum cultivar CDC Frontier isolate Library 1 chromosome 1, Cicar.CDCFrontier_v2.0, whole genome shotgun sequence, one DNA window encodes the following:
- the LOC101493879 gene encoding pentatricopeptide repeat-containing protein At3g49170, chloroplastic-like isoform X1 — MQKLFRKACKNDYIRKHSKSASTYQALESLSRMNGLMEKPTKFALCNALSSCAKTLNWHLGIQIHACLIRSGYEDNLFLSSALVDFYAKCFAIVYARKIFRAMKIHDQVSWTSLIAGFSANKQGRDALLLFKEMLGTKIRPNCFTLTSVINACVGQNGALEHCPSLHVHVIKRGFDTSNFVISSLIDCYAYWGQIHDALLLFNEVNEKDIVIYNTMISGFCQNLYSEDALKLFVEMQEKNMSPTDHTLCSILSACSSLAVLLQGKQVHSLVIKIGSERNVFVASALIDMYSKGGDIDAARCVLDQTSNRNTVLWTSMIMGYAQCGRGLEALELFDCLLTKQELIPDQVCFTAVLTACNHAGFIDKGEEYFNKMRTSYGLSPDIDQYACLIDLYARNGNLRKARDLIEEMPYGPNCIIWSSVLSACKIYGDVELGREAANQLIKMEPCNAAPYLTLAHIYARKGLWNEASEVRSLMQQRIKRKPAGWSWVEVDKQFHVFAVDDVTHEQSNEIYAELERIYFGILDMSPYVLEDNYIEV; from the coding sequence ATGCAGAAATTATTTCGCAAAGCTTGTAAAAATGATTACATTAGAAAACATTCTAAAAGTGCAAGTACCTACCAAGCACTAGAGTCATTAAGCAGAATGAATGGATTAATGGAGAAGCCAACAAAGTTTGCTCTTTGTAATGCACTTAGTTCTTGTGCTAAAACCCTGAATTGGCATTTGGGCATACAAATTCATGCATGTCTGATTCGATCTGGATATGAAGATAACCTGTTCCTAAGTAGCGCACTTGTTGATTTCTATGCAAAATGTTTTGCAATTGTGTATGCAAGGAAGATATTTAGGGCCATGAAAATACATGATCAGGTTTCGTGGACTTCACTTATTGCTGGATTTTCAGCAAACAAACAAGGAAGAGATGCCCTCTTGTTGTTCAAAGAGATGTTAGGAACTAAAATCCGGCCCAACTGTTTTACCTTGACTAGTGTCATTAATGCATGTGTGGGGCAAAATGGAGCCCTTGAACATTGTCCAAGTCTTCATGTTCATGTCATCAAACGGGGATTTGATACTAGCAATTTTGTGATCAGCTCATTAATTGATTGTTATGCGTATTGGGGACAAATTCACGATGCtctattattatttaatgaaGTTAATGAAAAGGATATTGTTATATACAATACAATGATCTCTGGATTTTGTCAAAACCTGTATAGTGAAGATGCACTGAAACTATTTGTTGAAATGCAGGAAAAAAATATGAGTCCTACTGATCATACTTTATGTTCCATTTTAAGTGCTTGCAGCAGCCTTGCAGTGCTTCTTCAAGGAAAACAAGTGCACTCTCTGGTTATTAAAATAGGTTCTGAAAGGAATGTGTTTGTGGCCAGTGCTCTGATTGATATGTATTCAAAGGGTGGTGACATTGATGCAGCTCGATGTGTGTTAGATCAGACTTCTAATAGGAACACTGTGTTGTGGACATCCATGATCATGGGCTATGCTCAATGTGGGAGAGGCTTAGAGGCATTGGAACTTTTTGATTGTTTATTAACCAAACAAGAGTTAATTCCTGATCAAGTCTGCTTTACTGCTGTCTTAACAGCTTGTAATCATGCAGGATTTATTGACAAAGGAGAGGAATATTTCAACAAAATGAGAACAAGTTATGGGTTGTCTCCTGATATAGATCAGTATGCTTGCTTGATTGATCTTTATGCTAGAAATGGAAATCTAAGGAAGGCAAGGGATTTAATTGAGGAAATGCCTTATGGTCCAAATTGTATAATTTGGAGTTCTGTCTTGAGTGCTTGCAAGATTTATGGAGATGTAGAGCTTGGAAGAGAGGCTGCTAATCAGCTCATTAAGATGGAACCATGTAATGCAGCTCCATATTTAACTCTAGCACATATCTATGCAAGAAAAGGTTTATGGAATGAAGCATCTGAAGTTAGAAGCCTTATGCAACAAAGGATTAAAAGAAAACCTGCAGGATGGAGTTGGGTAGAGGTAGATAAGCAGTTTCATGTCTTTGCAGTTGATGATGTTACCCATGAACAATCAAATGAAATCTATGCAGAGTTAGAAAGGATTTACTTTGGTATTTTAGATATGTCGCCCTATGTATTAGAGGATAACTACATTGAAGTATAG
- the LOC101493879 gene encoding pentatricopeptide repeat-containing protein At3g49170, chloroplastic-like isoform X2: MNGLMEKPTKFALCNALSSCAKTLNWHLGIQIHACLIRSGYEDNLFLSSALVDFYAKCFAIVYARKIFRAMKIHDQVSWTSLIAGFSANKQGRDALLLFKEMLGTKIRPNCFTLTSVINACVGQNGALEHCPSLHVHVIKRGFDTSNFVISSLIDCYAYWGQIHDALLLFNEVNEKDIVIYNTMISGFCQNLYSEDALKLFVEMQEKNMSPTDHTLCSILSACSSLAVLLQGKQVHSLVIKIGSERNVFVASALIDMYSKGGDIDAARCVLDQTSNRNTVLWTSMIMGYAQCGRGLEALELFDCLLTKQELIPDQVCFTAVLTACNHAGFIDKGEEYFNKMRTSYGLSPDIDQYACLIDLYARNGNLRKARDLIEEMPYGPNCIIWSSVLSACKIYGDVELGREAANQLIKMEPCNAAPYLTLAHIYARKGLWNEASEVRSLMQQRIKRKPAGWSWVEVDKQFHVFAVDDVTHEQSNEIYAELERIYFGILDMSPYVLEDNYIEV, encoded by the coding sequence ATGAATGGATTAATGGAGAAGCCAACAAAGTTTGCTCTTTGTAATGCACTTAGTTCTTGTGCTAAAACCCTGAATTGGCATTTGGGCATACAAATTCATGCATGTCTGATTCGATCTGGATATGAAGATAACCTGTTCCTAAGTAGCGCACTTGTTGATTTCTATGCAAAATGTTTTGCAATTGTGTATGCAAGGAAGATATTTAGGGCCATGAAAATACATGATCAGGTTTCGTGGACTTCACTTATTGCTGGATTTTCAGCAAACAAACAAGGAAGAGATGCCCTCTTGTTGTTCAAAGAGATGTTAGGAACTAAAATCCGGCCCAACTGTTTTACCTTGACTAGTGTCATTAATGCATGTGTGGGGCAAAATGGAGCCCTTGAACATTGTCCAAGTCTTCATGTTCATGTCATCAAACGGGGATTTGATACTAGCAATTTTGTGATCAGCTCATTAATTGATTGTTATGCGTATTGGGGACAAATTCACGATGCtctattattatttaatgaaGTTAATGAAAAGGATATTGTTATATACAATACAATGATCTCTGGATTTTGTCAAAACCTGTATAGTGAAGATGCACTGAAACTATTTGTTGAAATGCAGGAAAAAAATATGAGTCCTACTGATCATACTTTATGTTCCATTTTAAGTGCTTGCAGCAGCCTTGCAGTGCTTCTTCAAGGAAAACAAGTGCACTCTCTGGTTATTAAAATAGGTTCTGAAAGGAATGTGTTTGTGGCCAGTGCTCTGATTGATATGTATTCAAAGGGTGGTGACATTGATGCAGCTCGATGTGTGTTAGATCAGACTTCTAATAGGAACACTGTGTTGTGGACATCCATGATCATGGGCTATGCTCAATGTGGGAGAGGCTTAGAGGCATTGGAACTTTTTGATTGTTTATTAACCAAACAAGAGTTAATTCCTGATCAAGTCTGCTTTACTGCTGTCTTAACAGCTTGTAATCATGCAGGATTTATTGACAAAGGAGAGGAATATTTCAACAAAATGAGAACAAGTTATGGGTTGTCTCCTGATATAGATCAGTATGCTTGCTTGATTGATCTTTATGCTAGAAATGGAAATCTAAGGAAGGCAAGGGATTTAATTGAGGAAATGCCTTATGGTCCAAATTGTATAATTTGGAGTTCTGTCTTGAGTGCTTGCAAGATTTATGGAGATGTAGAGCTTGGAAGAGAGGCTGCTAATCAGCTCATTAAGATGGAACCATGTAATGCAGCTCCATATTTAACTCTAGCACATATCTATGCAAGAAAAGGTTTATGGAATGAAGCATCTGAAGTTAGAAGCCTTATGCAACAAAGGATTAAAAGAAAACCTGCAGGATGGAGTTGGGTAGAGGTAGATAAGCAGTTTCATGTCTTTGCAGTTGATGATGTTACCCATGAACAATCAAATGAAATCTATGCAGAGTTAGAAAGGATTTACTTTGGTATTTTAGATATGTCGCCCTATGTATTAGAGGATAACTACATTGAAGTATAG
- the LOC101493879 gene encoding pentatricopeptide repeat-containing protein At2g22070-like isoform X3, which yields MSPTDHTLCSILSACSSLAVLLQGKQVHSLVIKIGSERNVFVASALIDMYSKGGDIDAARCVLDQTSNRNTVLWTSMIMGYAQCGRGLEALELFDCLLTKQELIPDQVCFTAVLTACNHAGFIDKGEEYFNKMRTSYGLSPDIDQYACLIDLYARNGNLRKARDLIEEMPYGPNCIIWSSVLSACKIYGDVELGREAANQLIKMEPCNAAPYLTLAHIYARKGLWNEASEVRSLMQQRIKRKPAGWSWVEVDKQFHVFAVDDVTHEQSNEIYAELERIYFGILDMSPYVLEDNYIEV from the coding sequence ATGAGTCCTACTGATCATACTTTATGTTCCATTTTAAGTGCTTGCAGCAGCCTTGCAGTGCTTCTTCAAGGAAAACAAGTGCACTCTCTGGTTATTAAAATAGGTTCTGAAAGGAATGTGTTTGTGGCCAGTGCTCTGATTGATATGTATTCAAAGGGTGGTGACATTGATGCAGCTCGATGTGTGTTAGATCAGACTTCTAATAGGAACACTGTGTTGTGGACATCCATGATCATGGGCTATGCTCAATGTGGGAGAGGCTTAGAGGCATTGGAACTTTTTGATTGTTTATTAACCAAACAAGAGTTAATTCCTGATCAAGTCTGCTTTACTGCTGTCTTAACAGCTTGTAATCATGCAGGATTTATTGACAAAGGAGAGGAATATTTCAACAAAATGAGAACAAGTTATGGGTTGTCTCCTGATATAGATCAGTATGCTTGCTTGATTGATCTTTATGCTAGAAATGGAAATCTAAGGAAGGCAAGGGATTTAATTGAGGAAATGCCTTATGGTCCAAATTGTATAATTTGGAGTTCTGTCTTGAGTGCTTGCAAGATTTATGGAGATGTAGAGCTTGGAAGAGAGGCTGCTAATCAGCTCATTAAGATGGAACCATGTAATGCAGCTCCATATTTAACTCTAGCACATATCTATGCAAGAAAAGGTTTATGGAATGAAGCATCTGAAGTTAGAAGCCTTATGCAACAAAGGATTAAAAGAAAACCTGCAGGATGGAGTTGGGTAGAGGTAGATAAGCAGTTTCATGTCTTTGCAGTTGATGATGTTACCCATGAACAATCAAATGAAATCTATGCAGAGTTAGAAAGGATTTACTTTGGTATTTTAGATATGTCGCCCTATGTATTAGAGGATAACTACATTGAAGTATAG
- the LOC101493879 gene encoding pentatricopeptide repeat-containing protein At2g22070-like isoform X7 yields the protein MYSKGGDIDAARCVLDQTSNRNTVLWTSMIMGYAQCGRGLEALELFDCLLTKQELIPDQVCFTAVLTACNHAGFIDKGEEYFNKMRTSYGLSPDIDQYACLIDLYARNGNLRKARDLIEEMPYGPNCIIWSSVLSACKIYGDVELGREAANQLIKMEPCNAAPYLTLAHIYARKGLWNEASEVRSLMQQRIKRKPAGWSWVEVDKQFHVFAVDDVTHEQSNEIYAELERIYFGILDMSPYVLEDNYIEV from the coding sequence ATGTATTCAAAGGGTGGTGACATTGATGCAGCTCGATGTGTGTTAGATCAGACTTCTAATAGGAACACTGTGTTGTGGACATCCATGATCATGGGCTATGCTCAATGTGGGAGAGGCTTAGAGGCATTGGAACTTTTTGATTGTTTATTAACCAAACAAGAGTTAATTCCTGATCAAGTCTGCTTTACTGCTGTCTTAACAGCTTGTAATCATGCAGGATTTATTGACAAAGGAGAGGAATATTTCAACAAAATGAGAACAAGTTATGGGTTGTCTCCTGATATAGATCAGTATGCTTGCTTGATTGATCTTTATGCTAGAAATGGAAATCTAAGGAAGGCAAGGGATTTAATTGAGGAAATGCCTTATGGTCCAAATTGTATAATTTGGAGTTCTGTCTTGAGTGCTTGCAAGATTTATGGAGATGTAGAGCTTGGAAGAGAGGCTGCTAATCAGCTCATTAAGATGGAACCATGTAATGCAGCTCCATATTTAACTCTAGCACATATCTATGCAAGAAAAGGTTTATGGAATGAAGCATCTGAAGTTAGAAGCCTTATGCAACAAAGGATTAAAAGAAAACCTGCAGGATGGAGTTGGGTAGAGGTAGATAAGCAGTTTCATGTCTTTGCAGTTGATGATGTTACCCATGAACAATCAAATGAAATCTATGCAGAGTTAGAAAGGATTTACTTTGGTATTTTAGATATGTCGCCCTATGTATTAGAGGATAACTACATTGAAGTATAG
- the LOC101493879 gene encoding uncharacterized protein isoform X5 → MVFCFSQLLPVLGSLCRPSVMPLRIMENSGCYLHGASGNTKEENLIQSEDVQLSNYEDSQASLYLKKDGSDKGVLSPNASSYAPSSHILAKSHEKIGTPRDSAEGLAYGKANGETKHLNSRGASYGSDSMRGVAASRGSGLSPSSSVGSLSSEKSSLNPNAKEFKLNPNAKSFIPSPARPPTPVSDSSFYFPTTVNTVPNMLGVPMTIEVGPNFAGTQPIIYNPQVSQMPTQAYFHPNAPQYGQLLGHPRQALYMPTYLPEMPYKGRDY, encoded by the exons ATGGTCTTCTGTTTCAGCCAGCTTCTCCCAGTTCTTGGTTCCCTTTGTCGGCCTTCTGTGATGCCATTAAG AATTATGGAGAACTCGGGTTGCTATCTACATGGAGCCAGTGGTAACACCAAGGAAGAAAATCTTATA CAAAGTGAGGATGTTCAACTGTCAAATTATGAGG ATTCACAGGCATCACTCTACTTGAAGAAAGATGGCTCTGATAAAGGGGTGTTATCTCCTAATGCCAGCTCCTATGCCCCATCATCTCATATATTAGCAAAGTCTCATGAGAAGATAGGAACACCAAGGGATTCGGCTGAGggtttagcatatggaaaagcTAATGGGGAAACAAAGCATTTAAATTCACGTGGGGCATCATATGGGTCAGATTCTATGAGAGGTGTGGCGGCATCTCGTGGTTCTGGTTTATCTCCAAGTTCGTCAGTTGGTTCATTGTCTTCTGAAAAATCGTCTTTGAATCCCAATGCAAAG GAATTCAAGCTCAACCCTAATGCAAAGAGTTTTATTCCATCACCTGCTCGGCCTCCCACTCCAGTGTCTGATAGTTCCTTCTATTTTCCAACTACTGTAAATACTGTACCAAATATGCTTGGCGTACCCATGACTATTGAG GTTGGACCTAATTTTGCTGGGACGCAACCTATCATATATAATCCACAGGTCTCCCAAATGCCAACTCAAGCATATTTTCATCCAAATGCACCGCAG TATGGACAGCTTCTTGGTCATCCTAGGCAAGCTTTATATATGCCGACTTACCTACCT GAAATGCCATACAAGGGACGTGATTATTGA
- the LOC101493879 gene encoding uncharacterized protein isoform X4: MVFCFSQLLPVLGSLCRPSVMPLRIMENSGCYLHGASGNTKEENLIQSEDVQLSNYEDSQASLYLKKDGSDKGVLSPNASSYAPSSHILAKSHEKIGTPRDSAEGLAYGKANGETKHLNSRGASYGSDSMRGVAASRGSGLSPSSSVGSLSSEKSSLNPNAKEFKLNPNAKSFIPSPARPPTPVSDSSFYFPTTVNTVPNMLGVPMTIEVGPNFAGTQPIIYNPQVSQMPTQAYFHPNAPQYGQLLGHPRQALYMPTYLPGAALFNVLRNQSSHMAILQEMPYKGRDY; encoded by the exons ATGGTCTTCTGTTTCAGCCAGCTTCTCCCAGTTCTTGGTTCCCTTTGTCGGCCTTCTGTGATGCCATTAAG AATTATGGAGAACTCGGGTTGCTATCTACATGGAGCCAGTGGTAACACCAAGGAAGAAAATCTTATA CAAAGTGAGGATGTTCAACTGTCAAATTATGAGG ATTCACAGGCATCACTCTACTTGAAGAAAGATGGCTCTGATAAAGGGGTGTTATCTCCTAATGCCAGCTCCTATGCCCCATCATCTCATATATTAGCAAAGTCTCATGAGAAGATAGGAACACCAAGGGATTCGGCTGAGggtttagcatatggaaaagcTAATGGGGAAACAAAGCATTTAAATTCACGTGGGGCATCATATGGGTCAGATTCTATGAGAGGTGTGGCGGCATCTCGTGGTTCTGGTTTATCTCCAAGTTCGTCAGTTGGTTCATTGTCTTCTGAAAAATCGTCTTTGAATCCCAATGCAAAG GAATTCAAGCTCAACCCTAATGCAAAGAGTTTTATTCCATCACCTGCTCGGCCTCCCACTCCAGTGTCTGATAGTTCCTTCTATTTTCCAACTACTGTAAATACTGTACCAAATATGCTTGGCGTACCCATGACTATTGAG GTTGGACCTAATTTTGCTGGGACGCAACCTATCATATATAATCCACAGGTCTCCCAAATGCCAACTCAAGCATATTTTCATCCAAATGCACCGCAG TATGGACAGCTTCTTGGTCATCCTAGGCAAGCTTTATATATGCCGACTTACCTACCT GGAGCTGCACTCTTTAATGTTCTGAGAAATCAATCTTCTCATATGGCTATTTTACAGGAAATGCCATACAAGGGACGTGATTATTGA
- the LOC101493879 gene encoding uncharacterized protein isoform X6 produces MENSGCYLHGASGNTKEENLIQSEDVQLSNYEDSQASLYLKKDGSDKGVLSPNASSYAPSSHILAKSHEKIGTPRDSAEGLAYGKANGETKHLNSRGASYGSDSMRGVAASRGSGLSPSSSVGSLSSEKSSLNPNAKEFKLNPNAKSFIPSPARPPTPVSDSSFYFPTTVNTVPNMLGVPMTIEVGPNFAGTQPIIYNPQVSQMPTQAYFHPNAPQYGQLLGHPRQALYMPTYLPGAALFNVLRNQSSHMAILQEMPYKGRDY; encoded by the exons ATGGAGAACTCGGGTTGCTATCTACATGGAGCCAGTGGTAACACCAAGGAAGAAAATCTTATA CAAAGTGAGGATGTTCAACTGTCAAATTATGAGG ATTCACAGGCATCACTCTACTTGAAGAAAGATGGCTCTGATAAAGGGGTGTTATCTCCTAATGCCAGCTCCTATGCCCCATCATCTCATATATTAGCAAAGTCTCATGAGAAGATAGGAACACCAAGGGATTCGGCTGAGggtttagcatatggaaaagcTAATGGGGAAACAAAGCATTTAAATTCACGTGGGGCATCATATGGGTCAGATTCTATGAGAGGTGTGGCGGCATCTCGTGGTTCTGGTTTATCTCCAAGTTCGTCAGTTGGTTCATTGTCTTCTGAAAAATCGTCTTTGAATCCCAATGCAAAG GAATTCAAGCTCAACCCTAATGCAAAGAGTTTTATTCCATCACCTGCTCGGCCTCCCACTCCAGTGTCTGATAGTTCCTTCTATTTTCCAACTACTGTAAATACTGTACCAAATATGCTTGGCGTACCCATGACTATTGAG GTTGGACCTAATTTTGCTGGGACGCAACCTATCATATATAATCCACAGGTCTCCCAAATGCCAACTCAAGCATATTTTCATCCAAATGCACCGCAG TATGGACAGCTTCTTGGTCATCCTAGGCAAGCTTTATATATGCCGACTTACCTACCT GGAGCTGCACTCTTTAATGTTCTGAGAAATCAATCTTCTCATATGGCTATTTTACAGGAAATGCCATACAAGGGACGTGATTATTGA